The Ananas comosus cultivar F153 linkage group 7, ASM154086v1, whole genome shotgun sequence genome has a window encoding:
- the LOC109712795 gene encoding disease resistance protein RPM1-like translates to MAEVAILLAIQKLGLALGTELLNQASSLFSQQLASLAELPNSMERIRRELHVMQGLCRIDRRESKNQALEAWIAEAQKAAHTIEDIVDEYIFRMDQDRQRQGGVVGYMKQVLKQPKSFGSFCLIAFQIKQVENDLDHLSCLKDRWIQTTGFGDCTSSDNVSEWTQHLTGNSPLFMGEEQLVGIDEDRHMLTNWLRTEKLDLCIITVWGMGGLGKTTLVTNVYKRESRNFECHARISISQTFKIEDLLRKMITELYGDKKKVPTDIDTMDVIKLKETLRESLEQKKYLIVLDDVWEPRAFYELQDSLVDNQKGSRIFITTRNAEVASLANKNYKLKLEPLSDPDAWKLFCKRAFRNYENQECPPELEKSARDIVDKCEGLPLAIVSLGSLLSLRENSETEWKRVYDQLNWELANDQSLGPVRNILNLSFNYLPKYLKNCFLSCSMFPEDHLLQRKRLIRLWIAEGFAVERGSSTAEEVAEGYIVELIRRSMLQVEEWNHFGRVKYCRMHDLVRELAVSLSEREKFHSIYQDNRMERMVDANARRLSVLKCSNDIGVNIDLPRLRTFVAFDTTMPLSSFLPMFPSKSRYIAILELQGLTIEKIPDAIGDLFNLRYLGLRDTEVKLLPKSIGKLSNLLILDLYQSAIQKLPREITNLKKLRHMFVERVTDPNGKAFRLCSGVCAPKGLWNLKELQTLQAVEASSELVGRLENLTNLRSFRIWNVKETYSKQLCASLSQMRSLSYLSINASDENAFLNLEGLNPPLPNLKKLTLTGRLAAETLTFPLFRDLRELRLAWCQLTADPLQSLAQLSNLTCLSLRRAYNGEQLCFCDQWFPNLKRLDLDDLPQLKQVKIEGTAMSKLETLYMEDLKNLTEVPERIESLTSLRTLFLHDMDRQLTSCLAENGQLRKICTIYIHFSNST, encoded by the coding sequence ATGGCCGAGGTTGCAATACTGTTAGCCATTCAAAAGCTTGGTCTTGCATTAGGCACAGAACTGCTGAACCAAGCTAGCTCTCTATTTTCACAACAACTAGCATCATTGGCAGAGCTCCCTAATAGTATGGAACGCATACGGCGCGAACTCCACGTAATGCAAGGCTTATGTCGCATCGATAGAAGAGAGAGCAAAAATCAAGCCCTGGAAGCTTGGATAGCGGAAGCGCAAAAAGCCGCACATACTATTGAGGATATTGTCGATGAGTATATCTTCCGTATGGATCAAGATCGGCAACGACAAGGTGGAGTGGTTGGTTACATGAAACAAGTGTTGAAGCAACCAAAATCGTTTGGTAGCTTCTGTCTTATTGCCTTTCAAATAAAACAAGTAGAGAACGACCTTGACCACCTCTCATGCTTAAAAGATAGATGGATTCAGACAACAGGCTTTGGGGATTGTACTAGCTCAGATAATGTGAGCGAATGGACACAACATCTTACGGGAAACTCTCCTCTTTTCATGGGTGAGGAACAGCTCGTAGGGATTGACGAAGACCGACATATGTTAACTAATTGGTTGAGGACTGAGAAATTAGATCTCTGCATAATAACAGTGTGGGGTATGGGCGGGCTCGGAAAAACTACTTTAGTCACCAATGTTTATAAAAGAGAGAGTAGAAACTTCGAATGCCATGCTCGGATTTCTATatctcaaacttttaaaattgaagATCTTCTTCGAAAAATGATTACTGAACTTTACGGCGACAAAAAGAAAGTTCCAACTGACATTGACACCATGGATGTTATAAAGCTAAAAGAGACACTAAGGGAATCCTTGGAGCAAAAGAAGTATCTAATTGTACTTGATGACGTATGGGAACCGCGAGCATTTTATGAATTGCAAGATTCTCTTGTCGATAATCAGAAAGGAAGTAGAATATTTATTACAACCAGAAATGCAGAAGTAGCATCACTTGCGAACAAAAACTATAAGCTTAAACTCGAACCTTTATCTGATCCTGATGCGTGGAAGCTTTTCTGCAAGAGAGCATTTCGGAATTATGAAAATCAAGAATGCCCTCCGGAGTTAGAAAAAAGTGCAAGAGATATCGTGGACAAGTGCGAAGGGCTGCCACTAGCTATTGTATCACTAGGCAGTCTCCTGTCCTTAAGAGAAAATAGTGAGACTGAATGGAAGCGAGTTTATGATCAGCTTAATTGGGAGCTTGCAAACGACCAAAGTCTCGGTCCCGTGAGAAACATCTTGAATTTGAGCTTCAACTATCTTCCTAAATATCTAAAGAATTGCTTCTTATCTTGCAGCATGTTCCCAGAGGATCATCTTCTTCAAAGAAAAAGGCTTATCAGGCTATGGATAGCAGAGGGTTTTGCGGTAGAAAGAGGATCAAGCACGGCTGAGGAAGTTGCAGAAGGATATATCGTGGAGCTTATCCGTCGGAGCATGCTGCAAGTAGAAGAGTGGAACCACTTTGGTAGGGTAAAGTATTGTCGGATGCACGATCTCGTGCGTGAGTTGGCTGTCTCTTTATCTGAAAGGGAGAAGTTCCACAGTATTTATCAGGATAACAGGATGGAAAGGATGGTCGATGCTAATGCTCGTCGCCTTTCTGTTCTCAAATGCAGCAATGATATTGGAGTCAACATTGATCTACCACGGCTACGAACCTTTGTAGCGTTCGACACTACTATGCCGTTGTCCTCATTTTTACCtatgtttccatccaaatcaAGGTATATTGCAATTCTTGAACTGCAAGGCTTGACTATTGAGAAAATACCCGATGCTATTGGAGACTTATTCAATTTGCGATATTTGGGTTTAAGAGATACAGAGGTGAAATTACTACCGAAATCCATTGGGAAGCTTTCCAACTTGTTGATCTTGGACCTCTATCAATCAGCCATACAAAAGCTGCCTCGTGAGATCACGAATCTCAAGAAGTTGCGACACATGTTTGTTGAGAGGGTAACTGATCCAAACGGAAAAGCCTTTCGCCTTTGTAGTGGTGTATGTGCACCCAAGGGTTTGTGGAATTTAAAAGAATTGCAAACGTTGCAGGCGGTTGAAGCAAGTAGTGAGTTGGTTGGGCGACTAGAAAATTTGACCAACCTAAGAAGCTTTAGAATATGGAATGTAAAGGAAACCTACTCTAAACAACTGTGTGCATCATTATCACAGATGCGTAGTCTTTCCTACTTAAGCATTAATGCAAGTGATGAAAATGCATTTCTCAATTTGGAAGGCCTGAATCCCCCTCTCCCGAATCTTAAAAAGCTTACTCTAACAGGTAGGTTGGCAGCAGAAACGTTGACGTTTCCTTTGTTCCGAGATCTCCGAGAATTAAGACTAGCTTGGTGTCAGCTAACTGCAGATCCACTTCAATCGCTCGCTCAATTATCAAACCTCACTTGCCTAAGTCTTCGAAGGGCATATAATGGAGAACAGTTGTGCTTTTGTGATCAGTGGTTCCCTAATTTGAAGCGGCTTGACTTGGATGACTTGCCGCAACTCAAACAAGTGAAGATAGAGGGGACAGCCATGTCAAAGTTGGAAACTCTTTATATGGAAGACCTCAAAAACCTAACAGAGGTGCCAGAACGCATTGAATCCCTCACGTCATTGCGGACGCTATTTTTGCATGATATGGATCGTCAGTTGACCAGTTGTTTAGCTGAAAATGGCCAACTAAGAAAAATCTGCACCATCTATATACACTTTTCAAATAGCACTTGA